From Streptomyces sp. TLI_053, a single genomic window includes:
- a CDS encoding cytochrome P450, translating to MVTTTSVDLTDPALWADPETPALVAELRREAPVHRTDSLDDGPIWSVMTYKESADVLRNAAVFSSESGSLLGAGVGNVPVGSGRMMALTDPPKHRELRAPANPFFSKNGVRGASRSIAERAGELFDRAVEQGEADLVDVVSALPLAVMCDLLDVPEKDRDMMVRVCDVAFLGATPEERRAGHQQLIPYLMHQVMLRRTDPKDDLISMMATYKVNGRLMPVEDVVLNLDNIVVGGVQTVRHTAAMGLHTLVNRPDLWQALQRGEVDMDSAVDELLRWTSVGLHTLRTATRDIELAGRQIRRGDRVAVWVWSANRDPEAFEAPEEIRLDRSPNKHLALGLGAHYCIGAPLAKAELSALFSAALEKAATIEPAGPVEYNRSIINFGLDRFPVRLTPR from the coding sequence ATGGTGACCACCACCTCCGTCGATCTCACCGACCCCGCCCTGTGGGCGGACCCGGAGACCCCGGCGCTGGTCGCCGAGCTGCGCCGCGAGGCGCCCGTGCACCGCACCGACAGCCTGGACGACGGCCCGATCTGGTCGGTGATGACCTACAAGGAGTCGGCCGACGTACTGCGCAACGCGGCCGTGTTCAGCTCCGAGTCCGGCTCGCTGCTGGGCGCCGGCGTCGGCAACGTCCCGGTCGGCTCGGGCCGGATGATGGCCCTCACCGACCCGCCCAAGCACCGCGAACTGCGGGCGCCCGCCAACCCGTTCTTCTCCAAGAACGGCGTCCGCGGAGCCTCCCGCTCGATCGCCGAGCGGGCCGGCGAGCTGTTCGACCGGGCCGTCGAGCAGGGCGAGGCCGACCTCGTCGACGTGGTCTCCGCGCTGCCGCTGGCCGTGATGTGCGACCTGCTGGACGTCCCGGAGAAGGACCGCGACATGATGGTCCGGGTCTGCGACGTGGCCTTCCTCGGCGCCACTCCGGAGGAACGCCGGGCCGGTCACCAGCAGTTGATCCCCTACCTGATGCACCAGGTGATGCTGCGGCGCACCGACCCCAAGGACGACCTCATCTCGATGATGGCGACCTACAAGGTCAACGGACGGCTGATGCCGGTCGAGGACGTCGTGCTCAACCTGGACAACATCGTCGTCGGCGGCGTCCAGACGGTCCGCCACACCGCCGCGATGGGCCTGCACACCCTGGTCAACCGGCCGGACCTGTGGCAGGCGCTGCAGCGCGGCGAGGTGGACATGGACTCCGCCGTGGACGAGCTGCTGCGCTGGACCTCGGTCGGGCTGCACACGCTGCGCACCGCCACCCGGGACATCGAGCTGGCCGGGCGGCAGATCCGGCGCGGCGACCGGGTCGCGGTCTGGGTGTGGTCGGCGAACCGGGACCCGGAGGCGTTCGAGGCGCCGGAGGAGATCAGGCTCGACCGCTCGCCCAACAAGCACCTGGCGCTGGGCCTGGGCGCCCACTACTGCATCGGCGCGCCGCTGGCGAAGGCCGAGCTGAGCGCGCTGTTCTCGGCGGCGCTGGAGAAGGCGGCGACGATCGAACCGGCCGGTCCGGTCGAGTACAACCGGTCGATCATCAACTTCGGCCTGGACCGCTTCCCGGTCCGGCTGACCCCGCGCTGA
- a CDS encoding non-ribosomal peptide synthetase, with the protein MTTFAEPAATTSTGASTGTASTGAPAPADLLARLRAAVAAHPARPAVHAADGSLDFAALDRRTAALAAALRATGVRRGDKVGVHLARTLDLPVALLAVWRAGAAYVPLDPAYPAERISFMAADARLAAVVSAEAAPPVPAGVPVLRPDAACEDAEAEGAFVPDPLDSAYVIYTSGSTGRPKGVEVPHGAVADLAAGLEQAGAYRPEPSVVAWNASVSFDASVQQWIRICRGDTLVVVDDARRADPARLAALLAEHAVTDLDLTPSHWQLLREQLTGAAVPRLFMGGEPVPGRTWRELADGGIDAFNLYGPTECTVDAITARITGPGPHLGEPLPGVRVHLLDERLRPVTGAGEVGELYLAGPGLAHGYAGQPGLTAGRFVADPFAAAPGARMYRTGDQARRSAEGLLEYVGRVDRQVKLRGFRIELGEVEHALAALDGVTAAAVTVHEPAPGDTRLAAYVTGPGAAPAELLAELRRTLPAHLVPSTVTVLEAMPLTPNGKTDHRALPVPAAEAAPEAAGGGVAEQVAEVWRTVLGVPEVLPADDFLSLGGHSLAALRVVHLLRRKLNVELQLRHLLDAADLAAFTEAVQRAAEAGPAAARPALTARRPAVR; encoded by the coding sequence ATGACCACCTTCGCCGAGCCGGCCGCCACCACCTCCACCGGCGCCTCCACCGGTACCGCCTCCACCGGCGCCCCCGCCCCCGCCGACCTGCTGGCCCGGCTGCGCGCCGCCGTCGCCGCCCACCCGGCGCGGCCCGCCGTGCACGCCGCCGACGGCAGCCTCGACTTCGCCGCCCTGGACCGCCGCACCGCCGCCCTCGCCGCGGCCCTCCGGGCCACCGGCGTGCGCCGCGGCGACAAGGTCGGCGTCCACCTGGCCCGCACCCTGGACCTGCCGGTCGCGCTGCTCGCCGTCTGGCGGGCCGGCGCCGCGTACGTCCCGCTGGACCCGGCCTACCCCGCCGAGCGGATCTCCTTCATGGCCGCCGACGCCCGCCTCGCCGCCGTGGTCAGCGCCGAGGCGGCCCCGCCCGTCCCGGCCGGCGTCCCGGTGCTGCGCCCCGACGCGGCGTGCGAGGACGCGGAGGCCGAGGGCGCCTTCGTCCCGGACCCGCTGGACTCCGCCTACGTCATCTACACCTCCGGTTCCACCGGCCGCCCCAAGGGCGTCGAGGTGCCGCACGGCGCCGTCGCCGACCTGGCGGCCGGACTGGAGCAGGCCGGCGCCTACCGGCCCGAGCCGTCCGTCGTCGCCTGGAACGCCAGCGTCTCCTTCGACGCCTCCGTCCAGCAGTGGATCCGGATCTGCCGGGGCGACACCCTGGTGGTCGTCGACGACGCCCGGCGCGCCGACCCGGCCCGGCTGGCCGCGCTGCTCGCCGAGCACGCCGTCACCGACCTCGACCTGACGCCCTCGCACTGGCAGCTGCTGCGCGAGCAGCTGACCGGCGCCGCCGTGCCGCGCCTGTTCATGGGCGGCGAGCCCGTGCCCGGGCGCACCTGGCGCGAGCTGGCGGACGGCGGCATCGACGCCTTCAACCTGTACGGGCCGACCGAGTGCACGGTCGACGCGATCACCGCCAGGATCACCGGCCCCGGCCCGCACCTGGGCGAGCCGCTGCCCGGTGTGCGGGTGCACCTGCTGGACGAGCGGCTGCGGCCGGTCACCGGGGCCGGTGAGGTCGGCGAGCTGTACCTCGCCGGGCCCGGCCTCGCGCACGGCTACGCCGGGCAGCCGGGGCTGACCGCGGGCCGTTTCGTCGCCGACCCGTTCGCGGCCGCGCCCGGCGCCCGGATGTACCGCACCGGCGACCAGGCCCGCCGCTCCGCCGAGGGCCTGCTGGAGTACGTCGGCCGGGTCGACCGGCAGGTCAAGCTGCGCGGCTTCCGGATCGAGCTCGGCGAGGTCGAGCACGCGCTGGCGGCACTGGACGGCGTCACGGCCGCCGCGGTGACCGTGCACGAGCCCGCCCCCGGCGACACCCGCCTGGCCGCGTACGTCACCGGCCCGGGCGCCGCCCCCGCCGAACTGCTGGCCGAACTGCGCCGGACCCTGCCCGCGCACCTGGTGCCGTCCACCGTGACCGTGCTGGAGGCGATGCCGCTCACCCCGAACGGCAAGACCGACCACCGGGCGCTGCCCGTTCCGGCCGCCGAGGCGGCGCCGGAGGCGGCCGGCGGGGGAGTGGCGGAGCAGGTCGCCGAGGTGTGGCGGACCGTGCTCGGCGTCCCCGAGGTGCTGCCCGCCGACGACTTCCTCTCGCTCGGCGGCCACTCGCTCGCCGCGCTGCGCGTCGTCCACCTGCTGCGCCGCAAGCTGAACGTCGAGCTGCAGCTGCGGCACCTGCTGGACGCCGCCGACCTGGCCGCCTTCACCGAGGCCGTGCAGCGGGCCGCCGAGGCCGGACCGGCCGCCGCCCGTCCGGCCCTCACCGCCCGCCGGCCGGCCGTCCGATGA
- a CDS encoding MbtH family protein: MSNPFEDDNAGYLVLVNDENQHSLWPVWIDVPAGWTTVHGEAPRQECLDWIETNWTDIRPASLVAGLGNR; the protein is encoded by the coding sequence GTGAGCAACCCGTTCGAGGACGACAACGCCGGCTACCTGGTCCTGGTCAACGACGAGAACCAGCACTCGCTGTGGCCGGTCTGGATCGACGTGCCGGCCGGCTGGACCACCGTCCACGGCGAGGCGCCCCGCCAGGAGTGCCTGGACTGGATCGAGACCAACTGGACCGACATCCGCCCGGCCTCGCTGGTCGCCGGCCTCGGGAACCGGTGA
- a CDS encoding thioesterase domain-containing protein, giving the protein MTPTGPGPAARPPITARPRPAAAPLPTTPAVRRASAAPGATAVAPSAVPATRPRIEGDWFLLPAPRPEAPVRLFCFPHAGGDATAFTPLARALGPAAEVWALRPPARGGRSRDPMPADFAALTAEVAREIAPHLAPGRRAAFYGQSFGALLAHEVARALPADRRPELVVVAGAPSPAEWTERESKDLDAAELLRLTGLEELVSADPELVELALGGIRTDLAVSATYRHHPHPPLASALYALAGADDPMLATTDLSGWAAHTRGAFGQSVLPGGHLLATVDRPGPVDLLTSLLHSLPTGRAAADPTSSTATATATATASEEQPSW; this is encoded by the coding sequence ATGACCCCGACGGGTCCCGGTCCCGCCGCCAGGCCGCCCATCACCGCCCGTCCGCGCCCGGCCGCCGCGCCGCTGCCCACCACCCCGGCCGTCCGTCGTGCCTCGGCCGCCCCTGGTGCCACGGCTGTCGCTCCGTCCGCCGTCCCCGCCACCCGGCCGCGGATCGAGGGGGACTGGTTCCTCCTCCCCGCGCCCCGGCCCGAGGCCCCCGTCCGGCTGTTCTGCTTCCCGCACGCCGGCGGCGACGCCACCGCCTTCACCCCGCTGGCCCGGGCCCTCGGTCCCGCCGCCGAGGTGTGGGCACTGCGCCCGCCGGCCCGGGGCGGCCGCAGCCGCGACCCGATGCCCGCCGACTTCGCCGCGCTGACGGCCGAGGTCGCCCGGGAGATCGCCCCGCACCTCGCCCCCGGCCGCCGGGCCGCCTTCTACGGGCAGAGCTTCGGCGCCCTGCTCGCCCACGAGGTGGCCCGGGCCCTGCCCGCCGACCGCCGCCCCGAACTCGTGGTGGTGGCCGGCGCGCCCAGCCCGGCCGAGTGGACCGAGCGGGAGTCCAAGGACCTCGACGCGGCCGAACTCCTGCGGCTGACCGGCCTGGAGGAGCTGGTCAGCGCCGACCCCGAGCTGGTGGAACTCGCCCTCGGCGGTATCCGCACCGATCTCGCGGTCAGTGCCACCTACCGCCACCACCCGCACCCGCCGCTCGCCTCCGCGCTGTACGCGCTGGCCGGGGCCGACGACCCGATGCTCGCCACCACCGACCTCTCCGGCTGGGCGGCCCACACCCGGGGCGCCTTCGGCCAGTCGGTGCTGCCCGGCGGGCACCTGCTCGCCACCGTCGACCGGCCCGGTCCGGTCGACCTCCTGACCTCCCTCCTGCACTCCCTCCCCACCGGCCGCGCGGCGGCCGACCCCACCTCCAGCACCGCCACCGCCACCGCCACCGCCACCGCTTCCGAGGAGCAGCCGTCATGGTGA
- a CDS encoding TauD/TfdA family dioxygenase, producing MLTWELNPGRPALLHVPAAADLAEGCAWLREHEDELTAALHEHGTVFLRGLPVAATEDVAAVRDVLIPEPTPYREKATPRSDFGNGVFSSTDLAAALPIRMHNENSYTLTFPGRLLFACLIAPEEGGATPTADVRKVLAALPPHLAERGRRSGWTLGRSYSEYVSLPWRTAFGTEEPAEVEQYCRENGITWEWLEDGTLRTDQLRPATIRHPHTGEEVWFNHLAFWNEWSLDPDIREAMVEEFGPDGLPFNTGFGDREPVTREDVEALNAAYEAATVRETWQVGDVMLVDNVLCAHGRDPYRGDRKIAVAMGRPVDVLDCEPSVLPTTAVPA from the coding sequence ATGCTGACCTGGGAGCTGAACCCCGGCCGTCCGGCCCTCCTCCACGTCCCGGCCGCCGCCGACCTCGCCGAGGGCTGCGCCTGGCTCCGCGAGCACGAGGACGAGCTGACCGCCGCGCTGCACGAGCACGGCACGGTCTTCCTGCGCGGGCTGCCGGTCGCGGCCACCGAGGACGTCGCCGCCGTCCGCGACGTGCTGATCCCGGAGCCCACCCCGTACCGGGAGAAGGCCACCCCGCGCAGCGACTTCGGCAACGGCGTGTTCTCGTCCACCGACCTGGCGGCCGCGCTGCCGATCCGGATGCACAACGAGAACAGCTACACCCTGACCTTCCCCGGCCGGCTGCTGTTCGCCTGCCTGATCGCCCCGGAGGAGGGCGGCGCGACCCCGACCGCGGACGTCCGCAAGGTCCTCGCCGCGCTGCCGCCGCACCTGGCCGAGCGCGGCCGCCGCTCCGGCTGGACGCTCGGCCGCAGCTACTCGGAGTACGTCTCGCTGCCGTGGCGGACCGCCTTCGGCACCGAGGAGCCCGCCGAGGTCGAGCAGTACTGCCGGGAGAACGGCATCACCTGGGAGTGGCTGGAGGACGGCACCCTGCGCACCGACCAGCTGCGGCCGGCCACCATCCGCCACCCGCACACCGGCGAGGAGGTCTGGTTCAACCACCTGGCCTTCTGGAACGAGTGGTCGCTGGACCCGGACATCCGGGAGGCCATGGTCGAGGAGTTCGGCCCGGACGGCCTGCCGTTCAACACCGGCTTCGGCGACCGCGAGCCGGTCACCCGCGAGGACGTCGAGGCGCTGAACGCCGCCTACGAGGCCGCCACCGTGCGGGAGACCTGGCAGGTCGGCGACGTGATGCTGGTCGACAACGTGCTCTGCGCGCACGGCCGCGACCCGTACCGCGGCGACCGGAAGATCGCCGTCGCGATGGGCCGCCCGGTCGACGTCCTCGACTGCGAGCCGTCCGTCCTCCCGACCACCGCCGTCCCCGCGTGA